A portion of the Oncorhynchus gorbuscha isolate QuinsamMale2020 ecotype Even-year linkage group LG19, OgorEven_v1.0, whole genome shotgun sequence genome contains these proteins:
- the LOC124004851 gene encoding olfactory receptor 2A25-like, protein MENSTHFKVFKLAAYGDIGQMKYFYFAVVTVLYFVIILVNALLIGVICIERSLHEPMYLFLCALFVNQLYGSTGLFPALMFYLLSDTHDISLLYCYLQIYVLYTYGLTEFCNLSVMSYDRYICICYPLQYNNIMTPKIVLGLILLSWVYSFFLNAIVISLSLRLQFCGNVLDRVYCDNYSVVKLACSNTTLNNIWGLVGTVLSFSCTIFPTIYSYVKILHICLKSSKETKQKAFNTCTPHIASLLNFSFGCIFVILQGRYDTAHLPPILRTILLVYFLICPPLFNPIMYGVRMVNIRQACKKVLRI, encoded by the coding sequence ATGGAAAACTCTACTCACTTTAAGGTCTTCAAGCTTGCTGCATACGGTGATATCGGACAAATGAAGTATTTCTACTTTGCTGTAGTAACTGTTTTATATTTTGTCATCATTCTTGTCAATGCTTTACTTATTGGAGTTATCTGCATTGAAAGAAGCCTTCATGAACCCATGTATCTGTTTCTATGTGCTTTGTTTGTTAATCAGTTGTATGGGAGCACTGGTTTGTTTCCTGCTCTCATGTTTTACTTGCTGTCTGACACACATGATATTTCCCTTCTTTATTGTTATCTCCAGATTTATGTGTTGTACACATACGGTTTAACGGAATTTTGCAATTTATCAGTTATGTCATATGACAGGTACATTTGTATTTGTTATCCTCTACAGTATAACAATATTATGACACCTAAAATAGTTTTGGGCTTAATTCTGCTGTCCTGGGTGTATTCTTTTTTCCTCAATGCCATCGTTATCTCCCTGAGTTTGCGACTGCAATTTTGTGGTAATGTTCTAGACAGAGTGTATTGTGACAACTACTCAGTCGTCAAGCTTGCCTGTTCAAATACTACACTGAATAACATATGGGGTCTTGTTGGCACTGTGCTTTCTTTTTCTTGTACTATATTTCCTACCATATACTCATATGTAAAAATTCTACACATTTGTTTAAAGTCTTCAAAAGAGACGAAACAGAAAGCATTTAACACCTGTACACCACATATAGCCTCTTTGCTGAACTTCTCCTTTGGCTGTATATTTGTGATTCTGCAAGGCAGATATGATACTGCACATCTTCCACCTATACTTCGCACTATTTTATTAGTTTATTTTCTAATATGTCCACCACTTTTCAACCCTATTATGTATGGCGTTAGGATGGTTAATATCAGGCAGGCTTGTAAAAAGGTATTGAGGATTTGA